The following coding sequences are from one Mytilus trossulus isolate FHL-02 chromosome 8, PNRI_Mtr1.1.1.hap1, whole genome shotgun sequence window:
- the LOC134681852 gene encoding kielin/chordin-like protein produces MLQRTVSPVYVLAVIYMFSIIGPALGSEKYGDCVRYAEGETKPDLPNGDRFCNSRVGWDYEYCIEFKCPPTACEQPLVAPYKKCPYCKGTCSYGGIVYQVGASFLCLDRYNRCHCRDGNSTPHTKVGVPAEWMCLNKKP; encoded by the exons ATGTTACAAAGAACAGTATCTCCCGTGTATGTACTTGCTGTAATATACATGTTCAGTATAATTGGACCAGCTCTCg GAAGTGAAAAATATGGAGACTGTGTAAGGTATGCAGAAGGGGAAACCAAACCGGATCTTCCAAATGGTGACAGATTTTGTAATTCAAGAGTTGGATGGGATTATGAGTATTGCATAGAATTTAAATGTCCTCCAACGGCATGTGAACAACCATTAGTTGCACCGTATAAAAAATGTCCATATTGTAAAG GCACTTGCAGTTATGGAGGAATCGTTTATCAAGTTGGTGCCTCGTTTCTTTGCCTTGATAGATATAACAGATGTCACTGTCGCGATGGAAATAGCACACCCCATACAAAAGTAGGTGTACCTGCAGAATGGATGTGCTTGAATAAAAAaccataa